TTTGACATTGCTTCATagtacttaaaagtaaaaatagcccTATGAGAAAATTCCTACTGCCTATGTGTGGTATGTAGTTTTGGGAATTGTCCTTGTAGTGAGCTTTCCTGATGGTTACAAATTCAGTGTTGTTGTAATTGAGTTAATTATAAAAACctctttgagaaatattttaaactgcCTTTTCCTGTAATACTGATGATAATGTTTTCTCATGCATTTTCTTCTGAATTGGACCATTGCTGCTGTGTCTGTGACATCTGGTGCTGCTCATCCCCATCCTCAAACTGGAAAATGATTTCTTATGTAATCATGCATCCAACTGGGctgtgctattttttaaatggtttgtaTTTGAACATGGTGATTCCCCCCACAATTCACCTTAAtggaatttatttgaattttatttataaaatttgtgtCCTGtctaaatttttcaattttttaaaaaatattttttcatgtattttattatatattttattttttccctttcttgcaCTCTGGGTCATGGGTACCAATGCAATGGCTTCCCCTTTTTTCATGGAATACCAACTGCAATATGGTCCTCAATGTTACTCTGGCTCTTGCAATGATTAATGCCAAACACCTGtatgattaatttttatattaaaaatatttctttaatgctGGATATATGGTGATTTGGGTATACCCCATTTGATTTCTGGCTTGGGGGGGTGGTCTTTTGAAAACTGGGTTttatgtattctgctatttttaaCGTGTGGTTTTTTCCGATATCTGGGTTCTAAAAGAAATCTTTggaattaagagaaaaacaagctgaaaaggaagaaaagcagaaaacaaagaaaatagaaacaagtgCAGAAAAGTTGCGTAAGCtcttaaaagaggagaaaaggtaAACTATaacattcagtattttttaacttaaagcaACTACTGAGTTGAACCAAAGTGCCATATGGAAGtaatgtaagtaaaaaaaaagtgttgagtTATAATCAGTGATACTTTGTAAGTATGTATACCACaagtttttctgtaaaagaaattAAGCAAAGTGGAATCTGAAGGTAGAATTCtgcaaacaaacaataaataaaatatataagttattttaattgcctgtattttagaaatgttttagaactacagcagtggttctcaactgggggcagCTTTAACTCCGCCCCCTCCTCCCGGAGACATATTTTGGTCATCATAACTGGGAAGTGGTACTAGCATATAATGGCTAGAAGTcaaggatgctgctgaacatcctacaGCATAccgcccacccccaccatcaTTCTACCtccccaacaaagaattattcaggTGTTGAAAATGTCAATAGTGTTAAGGTGGAGAAACCACATATATTACATCTAGCTGGATATAAGACTTCAGTTCTATCCTTTGTGTGTTCAGATGGGCTTAAGTTTTTTAGATAATGTTGGAAATGTAACTATGCCTTCAGAAATGATGGATTTACTTTCATTGACAACTGTCTACCCAGTATTTTTTCCCAAAAGTCATGCCTCCTGGTAAAATTGGACCTTGTAGTAACTAAGATTATTACAGTAATTGCTTATCTAAGCCACAGATTTTAGGAAACCTTTAAGGAGAACTAACAATAGAACTTTAAAATAGAACCAAAATCTTAttaattaagaaacatttttgtacTTAACATCTGATGGGTTAACTGTATTTTttaggctaaagaagaaaagaagaaaatcaacttCTTCCTCTTCAAGTGTTTCTTCTGCTGATGAATCTGGTTCTTCTTcatcatcttcttcctcttctggtcACAAAAGGCATAAGAAACATAGGAGGAACCGTTCAGAGTCTTCTCGAAGTTCCAAAAGGCATTTAGCTAATAAGGCATCCTCAAGTCAGATAGATCAGAATAGGAAAGATGAGTTCTTCCCAGTTCCAACCAATACTTTAGCATCTTTTCTTAACCAAAAACAAGAAGTGGAAAAACTACTGGAAAAGCAGGATAGGTTACCATAtcaaaagaaacaggtaaaagaGAAAGATAGATGCCCTGTCTCTTCATCTTCGGTTGAAATTCCGGATGATTTTGGAGGTAGGTCTGAAGATCCAAGAGATTTTTATTCTCAGGCAAGTAGTAGCAAAGCAGAAAAACCATATAAATCAGAAAAACATTTCTCCAGTAGAAGAGATTCCTCAGATTCCTTTTATAGGAATTCAGAGGACAAGGTGAAAATTTATGGTTACAGAAGATTTGAAAAAGatacagagggaagaaaagaacactATAGAAGGTGGGAGCCAGGTTCCATGAGGCATTCCACTTCACCAGCCAGCTCAGACTACTCTTATAAATCggttgaaaaatataaaaagtatacttATTCTGGATCACGTGATTTTGGTAGACATGAACAAAGATACcagttaaataaaaatcaaggagAATATGAAATAGAGGATACTTATGAGGAGGACATTAAAACAGAGGCTCCAGAAACAGATGGACTAAATAGCAAAGAGCAGTCAGAAagtggagttaaaaaaaatttacctcaAAATTTACTCAATATATTTAATCAGATAGctgcatttgaaaaagaaaaaggaaataagccaAAAAATTAATATGCCAAGGGAATCAGCACTCTTACACAAAAGGCTGTTAATGAAAGTTTTGGGTCTTTTATTTAAGTCCAGTGCAGAAATCTCCACTCCAAAAGCTATTTTATTTGTAGAGATTGCAGAAAGCAAATGCTTTTCAGCTATTctcaaatatatttgtttcagtTGTGGGTGTCCTCACAGCTTGATTTTTAGGCTTTTCATGTATATGTTTCTGTACAGTATTTCTTAACTGTGATGATTTAAACTTCACCTAAAGATAATTCTCATAGTATTGCTTCTTCACTGTATTAAAGTATATGAGAATTCCTTGGGTCCACCTTATCCTGCTGtttgagagaaaattaaatttattcattgaacacttggattgttttcttcaaaaattatttaacgGTCGTTTCTGTTAAATTCTTTTCCCTCAGCTTTTGAAAGAGAtctacagtatttgttctttagGTGCCATTTTTTATTGATCATTTGAGTAACAATTTTTTGTAGAACTCCTAAGAT
The DNA window shown above is from Neofelis nebulosa isolate mNeoNeb1 chromosome 5, mNeoNeb1.pri, whole genome shotgun sequence and carries:
- the TTC14 gene encoding tetratricopeptide repeat protein 14 isoform X2 gives rise to the protein MPPLEQFMEIPSMDRRELFFRDIERGDIVIGRISSIREFGFFMVLICLGSGIIRDISHLEITALCPLRDVPSHSNHGDPLSYYQTGDIIRAGIKDIDRYHEKLAVSLYSSSLPPHLSGIKLGVISSEELPLYYRKSVELNSNSLESFENVMQSSLGFANPGVVEFLLGKLGIDESNPPSLMRGLQSKNFSEDDFASALRKKQSASWALKCVKIGVDYFKVGRHVDAMNEYNKALEIDKQNVEALVARGALYATKGSLNKAIEDFELALENCPTHRNARKYLCQTLVERGGQLEEEEKFLNAESYYKKALALDETFKDAEDALQKLHKYMQKSLELREKQAEKEEKQKTKKIETSAEKLRKLLKEEKRLKKKRRKSTSSSSSVSSADESGSSSSSSSSSGHKRHKKHRRNRSESSRSSKRHLANKASSSQIDQNRKDEFFPVPTNTLASFLNQKQEVEKLLEKQDRLPYQKKQVKEKDRCPVSSSSVEIPDDFGGRSEDPRDFYSQASSSKAEKPYKSEKHFSSRRDSSDSFYRNSEDKVKIYGYRRFEKDTEGRKEHYRRWEPGSMRHSTSPASSDYSYKSVEKYKKYTYSGSRDFGRHEQRYQLNKNQGEYEIEDTYEEDIKTEAPETDGLNSKEQSESGVKKNLPQNLLNIFNQIAAFEKEKGNKPKN